In a genomic window of Caloenas nicobarica isolate bCalNic1 chromosome 1, bCalNic1.hap1, whole genome shotgun sequence:
- the GPR82 gene encoding probable G-protein coupled receptor 82 — MRNSTCLLQPSLATTLVLPVIYSSLFPAGIFGNILAVWTLSRRAPTKRTQYIYLANLVTANLLVCSTMPFLAVYFSRGYQWSYDSVACSIANHLGTLIMHVSMYVTIIILCSIALCQYATLKKNSDAQYSQAVNENFYRCVLKKFCQPKFAKYLCIIIWLTVLCITATAIIYNVLERTTEEFQRCYNIKVEAGEFTAMIAASLATACFFISFMTVLLSYYCLTRHLSKIQKNSCIGEKHLIYSTVKRNILVIQMVLTVCFLPYHIFRPIFYVLLTNNDCPTLNYLVEIKNFLTCLAAAKSSLDPVITLLLDKTFKKRLYGLFTKPTPEHHKRKVDIFTKESQNVKE; from the coding sequence ATGAGAAATTCAACGTGTCTTCTTCAGCCATCATTAGCTACTACTCTAGTTCTACCAGTCATCTACTCTTCCCTATTTCCTGCTGGAATTTTTGGGAATATTCTCGCTGTCTGGACACTTTCAAGGAGAGCACCCACAAAAAGAACACAATACATTTACCTGGCAAACCTTGTCACTGCAAATTTACTTGTATGTAGCACAATGCCTTTTCTGGCTGTCTATTTTTCAAGAGGGTACCAATGGAGTTATGACTCTGTAGCATGTAGCATAGCAAATCACCTTGGGACTCTCATTATGCACGTCAGTATGTATGTTACAATTATAATTTTATGTTCAATTGCTCTATGTCAGTATgcaacactgaagaaaaacagtgacGCACAATATTCTCAAGCAGTTAATGAGAACTTTTACAGATGTGTTCTTAAAAAGTTTTGTCAGCCAAAATTTGCTAAATATTTGTGCATCATTATATGGCTTACTGTGCTCTGCATAACAGCAACAGCTATAATATATAATGTCCTGGAAAGGACTACGGAAGAATTTCAAAGATGCTACAACATCAAGGTAGAAGCTGGTGAATTTACTGCAATGATTGCGGCTTCTCTTGCTACTGCGTGTTTTTTTATATCTTTTATGACAGTTTTGTTGTCATACTATTGTCTTACCAGACATCtgagtaaaatacaaaaaaatagttGTATTGGAGAAAAACATCTAATTTACAGTACGgtgaaaagaaacattcttGTCATCCAGATGGTATTAACTGTCTGCTTTCTTCCGTACCATATTTTTAGGCCAATTTTTTACGTATTACTTACAAATAATGACTGCCCAACATTAAACTATCTAGTGGAAATTAAAAATTTCCTTACTTGCCTTGCTGCTGCTAAGAGTAGTTTAGATCCAGTCATAACCCTTCTGCTAgataaaacatttaagaaaagatTGTATGGCTTGTTTACAAAACCCACACCAGAACACCACAAACGTAAAGTTGATATTTTCACCAAAGAGTCACAAAATGTGAAGGAATAA